DNA from Puniceicoccus vermicola:
ACCCACTCAGTATACGCAAGTGATCACGATGCCTGCGCCCCCGGCAGAGTCCCTGCCGGACGATTTTCGAAATACAGTAGGTTCCGACTATATTGATTGCCGCATCATTTGGAGCCGCTCAAATCAGGACGAGATCCTTCGCTCCGCCGTCATTGAAATCCGCGAACCCGTCATTCCTTCGGAAGCGTATCCAGCGGTTCGGAAGGCTTTCAGGGAATGGTGGCAGCAGCTCAATTATGATTTCGCACTCATCTGAATATAGAACCGTGCTCTCAGAAAAACTATATTCACACAAGTCAGCCTGAAGCAGGCATCACTACTATTATCCATGTCACAATCGCAATTATCCGAACCTGCATCCGAAACGGACGCCTCCCTCAATGAACGCGACATAGAGTTACTGCGAAACGCACCCGAGCTTTACCATCAAATCTGCAACGAACTCGGCAAGCGTATCATCGGTCAGCGCGATGCGATCCGGCATCTTTTTATTGCTCTGATGGCACGCGGGCACTGCCTCATGATTGGTGTCCCGGGCCTCGCGAAAACTCTTCTCGTGCAAAGCTTGGCCGATATCCTCGACCTCGACTTTCAGCGCATTCAATTTACGCCCGACCTCATGCCGGGTGACATTACGGGCTCCGAAATTCTCGAAGAGGGAGACGATGGCAAGCGCTACTTCCGTTTCGCCAAGGGTCCCCTGTTTATCCAACTTCTGTTGGCCGACGAGATCAACCGCACGCCCCCCAAAACTCAGGCTGCGCTCCTTGAGGCGATGCAGGAAAAACATATCACCGTAGCTGGACACACTCATCAGCTTCAGGCCCCGTTCTTCGTTCTCGCCACCCAAAACCCTGTTGAACAAGAAGGCACTTACACTCTACCGGAAGCCCAACTCGATCGCTTCATGTTCAACCTCACGATCGATTATCCCTCCCATGAAGAGGAAGTCGAGATCCTCCTCTCGACCACGGTGGATCGGAACGCCACCCTCAGCAAGCTGCTCGATGCTGATCGCATCCTCGCTCTCCAACACGCAGTGCGCCAAATTCCGGTTCCGCGTTCGGTAGCTGACTACGTAGTCCACCTCGTGCAAGCCACGCGCCCGGATCATCCGGACTCGCCCGACTTCATTCGCCGCTACTTACAATGGGGTGCTGGCCCGCGAGCTTCGCAAAACCTCGCATTGGCTGGAAAAGTTATCGCCATGCTCGATGGCCGATTCAATGTCGCCAAGGAAGACATTATCGAGGCGGCTCCTCTCGTTTTGCGCCACCGCCTATTGACCAACTTCCATGCTGAAGCCGAGGGCCGAAAGGTGAACGACTTGATCGCAGACCTCATCCGCCATATCAATTGATGGAGTCGGTATTTCAGTCGAGATCCCCTGCCGAGCCGCGGTCGAGCGAAGTCCTTCGGCACTCGCCCGGCAAAACGTCCAAGCACGCGCCACAACGATCCCGACTGCCCAAAGTCAACCCCATCGACATTGGATTAC
Protein-coding regions in this window:
- a CDS encoding AAA family ATPase; this encodes MSQSQLSEPASETDASLNERDIELLRNAPELYHQICNELGKRIIGQRDAIRHLFIALMARGHCLMIGVPGLAKTLLVQSLADILDLDFQRIQFTPDLMPGDITGSEILEEGDDGKRYFRFAKGPLFIQLLLADEINRTPPKTQAALLEAMQEKHITVAGHTHQLQAPFFVLATQNPVEQEGTYTLPEAQLDRFMFNLTIDYPSHEEEVEILLSTTVDRNATLSKLLDADRILALQHAVRQIPVPRSVADYVVHLVQATRPDHPDSPDFIRRYLQWGAGPRASQNLALAGKVIAMLDGRFNVAKEDIIEAAPLVLRHRLLTNFHAEAEGRKVNDLIADLIRHIN